From Acidobacteriota bacterium, a single genomic window includes:
- a CDS encoding tetratricopeptide repeat protein produces MKLLKISMLLTLFAVASSAQNIAKVADETFDYIKSGTFSKPKVAKNTTKMSLGQVRVHYKLITSQATAKSGSSAEVTVYLDSDLTERDLQNLTDEFYVILRNKLAAAGISAGTYDEVKATDYYAERQKTQEDKKLNDYDGKNGQAWISFTAYDGPVMVRWRPFGTTELIGFGKIKKMANAAETTGGDLATFDVVLDFASIQLKAGFRQDRAGWLYDNGKYTADYAIGALMNVPDSFVFLIDKKNNVEQFRSALPVAARGLFAEKPYEDASKTSLKTRQLMGDARFTFTPLVISSKRELYLNAAREMLSLYADMFVEKMRVIRGSSTPANSNSAQKPVDNTTIQQVNEAARNNNEPTPVTTGELEAAAGDAAKAGKFKLAVDYYTELIKKEPGEAKWYLGRGAVYLNDLGDLKAAIKDFDQGIKLDPNEPVFYYNRGTAYVKQEEWKKAKADFDKHISLNPNFAESYLNRGITFIYLKNLDAALADFNRGIQVNPRLPNLYRARALVYKSQGNAALAQADEIRAAQLEQ; encoded by the coding sequence ATGAAACTTCTGAAAATATCAATGCTCTTGACCTTGTTTGCGGTCGCCTCGTCCGCGCAGAACATCGCGAAGGTCGCTGACGAAACTTTCGATTACATCAAGTCCGGAACATTCAGTAAACCAAAGGTCGCCAAGAACACGACGAAGATGTCGCTCGGACAGGTTCGCGTCCATTACAAACTGATCACCTCGCAGGCAACCGCGAAAAGCGGCAGCAGCGCCGAGGTCACGGTCTATCTCGACAGCGATCTGACCGAACGCGATCTGCAAAACCTGACCGATGAATTCTACGTGATCTTGCGAAACAAACTGGCCGCCGCGGGAATTTCCGCCGGAACGTACGATGAGGTCAAAGCCACCGATTATTATGCCGAACGGCAAAAGACTCAGGAAGACAAAAAGCTCAACGACTACGACGGCAAAAACGGTCAGGCGTGGATCTCATTCACCGCTTACGACGGGCCGGTGATGGTCCGCTGGCGTCCGTTCGGCACGACTGAGCTGATCGGATTCGGCAAGATCAAGAAAATGGCGAATGCCGCCGAGACGACCGGCGGAGATCTCGCGACATTTGACGTCGTGCTCGACTTTGCCTCGATCCAGCTCAAGGCTGGCTTTCGGCAGGACCGCGCCGGATGGCTCTACGATAACGGCAAATACACGGCCGATTACGCGATCGGGGCGTTGATGAACGTTCCCGACAGCTTCGTCTTTTTGATCGACAAAAAGAACAACGTCGAGCAGTTTCGCAGCGCGCTTCCGGTCGCCGCGCGCGGGCTCTTCGCCGAAAAACCGTACGAGGACGCTTCGAAGACCTCATTGAAAACGAGGCAATTGATGGGCGATGCGAGATTTACGTTTACGCCGCTCGTGATCTCTTCAAAACGGGAACTCTATCTCAACGCCGCACGCGAAATGCTCTCTCTTTACGCCGATATGTTCGTCGAAAAAATGCGCGTGATCCGCGGAAGTTCGACACCGGCCAATTCGAACTCGGCGCAGAAGCCGGTCGACAACACGACGATTCAGCAGGTAAACGAAGCCGCGAGGAACAACAACGAACCGACTCCCGTGACGACCGGCGAACTTGAAGCGGCTGCCGGGGACGCGGCCAAAGCGGGCAAGTTCAAACTCGCGGTCGATTACTACACGGAGCTGATCAAGAAGGAGCCGGGCGAAGCCAAGTGGTATCTCGGCCGCGGAGCCGTCTATCTGAACGATCTCGGCGACCTCAAAGCCGCGATCAAGGACTTTGACCAAGGCATCAAGCTCGACCCGAACGAACCGGTCTTCTACTACAACCGTGGCACGGCATACGTAAAACAGGAAGAATGGAAGAAGGCAAAGGCGGATTTCGACAAGCATATCTCGCTCAATCCGAACTTCGCCGAATCGTACCTGAATCGCGGAATCACGTTCATTTACCTGAAGAATCTTGACGCCGCGCTGGCCGACTTCAACCGCGGCATCCAGGTTAACCCCCGACTCCCGAATCTCTATCGCGCCCGCGCGCTGGTGTATAAGTCGCAAGGCAACGCCGCCCTCGCGCAGGCCGATGAGATTCGGGCCGCCCAACTTGAGCAGTGA
- a CDS encoding protein kinase, with protein MSQTNLMDPADWKIIKEAFSTAAELTSAARLAFLGTLEESVRFEVEKMLAADAADVGLLNEPLADVHALDESLPDKIDEFTILRELGRGGMGVVYEARRENEAFSQRVALKVIKRGMNNEIILKRFRSEQQILATLEHENIARFLDGGKTADGLPYYAMEFVDGVPIIEFCGRGRSTAEIIEIFRKVCAAVSYAHSQLVVHRDLKPSNIVVTADGRPKLLDFGIAKVLDTGISDGTATQLGMMTPQYASPEQIRGEKVSTLSDVYSLGVIFYEILAGGRPYDTDGKSYAEILETITNTMPVAPSGNLRAPDRINRSLNSDLDNIVLKALQKEPSRRYQSVEQFAEDLRRWLLGLPVTARADTFGYRLRKFIGRNRIAAAASIVIGATLVGGIAATSWQAYRAEQQRILADKRFREVRAIANNVVFKYHDEIEKLPGSTAVREMLVTDATAYLDSLATDSMNDPELERELGLAYLKLGDVQGKIYSANTGNTAGALDSYRKSIELLERVAAARVDDVAVKDDLLKAYDARLSISVRVNESAANKQSLLERSAQLVEEILRVEPRSSKRLAQLSTLFIRKGDSVGTIGDRESLNTKLESHLRAEALANDAMTVDPDNPEILRIVARALQRVGTTYFWLGENALAKGPADAAADNFRAALPYHERMFKLVERLSGSVPETSETRRNRIAAHSSYSRTLSRNGRTSDALALASDAETIAAKSQAADPANREAAFDIAELNGLFASIHEDAAQFQNAVAYYARSRDQFFGIFEDDRKNVEAINAAIDKARKLTGLLQRSGRTFEAEKSRRRTDELIEMRNSAIDRQSPAF; from the coding sequence TTGAGTCAAACAAATCTGATGGATCCGGCCGACTGGAAGATAATCAAAGAGGCATTCTCAACCGCCGCGGAGCTGACGTCAGCCGCCCGCCTGGCGTTTCTCGGAACGCTCGAAGAATCGGTCAGGTTCGAAGTCGAGAAGATGCTCGCTGCCGACGCCGCCGACGTTGGACTGCTCAACGAACCGTTGGCCGATGTCCACGCACTCGACGAATCGCTGCCGGACAAGATCGACGAGTTCACGATCCTCCGCGAACTCGGGCGCGGCGGGATGGGCGTTGTTTATGAAGCGCGCCGTGAGAACGAGGCTTTTTCGCAGCGCGTGGCGCTCAAGGTCATCAAGCGCGGGATGAACAACGAGATCATCCTCAAACGGTTTCGGTCGGAACAGCAGATACTCGCGACGCTCGAACACGAGAACATCGCGCGGTTTCTTGACGGCGGCAAGACGGCCGACGGATTGCCGTACTACGCGATGGAGTTCGTCGATGGCGTTCCGATCATCGAGTTTTGCGGGCGCGGGCGTTCAACTGCTGAAATAATCGAGATCTTCCGAAAAGTCTGCGCGGCCGTTTCCTACGCTCACTCACAGCTCGTCGTTCATCGCGATCTGAAGCCGTCGAACATCGTCGTCACTGCCGACGGACGCCCAAAATTGCTCGATTTCGGAATCGCTAAAGTTCTCGACACCGGCATCTCCGACGGAACCGCGACCCAACTCGGGATGATGACGCCGCAATACGCTTCGCCCGAACAGATCCGCGGCGAAAAGGTCTCGACTTTGAGCGATGTCTACAGTCTCGGCGTGATCTTTTACGAGATCCTGGCCGGCGGCAGGCCGTATGACACCGACGGCAAAAGTTATGCGGAGATTCTCGAAACGATCACGAATACGATGCCGGTGGCGCCGTCGGGAAATTTGCGCGCGCCGGATCGGATCAATCGATCCCTCAACTCCGATCTTGACAATATCGTCCTCAAAGCGCTTCAGAAAGAACCGTCAAGGCGGTACCAATCGGTTGAACAGTTTGCCGAGGATCTTCGTCGCTGGCTTCTTGGTTTGCCCGTCACCGCACGCGCCGACACGTTCGGTTACCGGCTGCGAAAGTTCATCGGCCGAAATCGGATCGCGGCCGCCGCAAGCATCGTGATCGGCGCGACGCTCGTCGGCGGAATCGCGGCGACCTCGTGGCAGGCGTACCGCGCCGAACAACAACGAATTCTCGCCGACAAGCGGTTTCGCGAAGTGCGGGCGATCGCCAACAATGTCGTCTTCAAATATCACGATGAGATCGAAAAGCTTCCGGGTTCGACCGCCGTCCGCGAAATGCTTGTCACGGACGCGACGGCCTATCTCGACAGCCTCGCGACGGATTCGATGAACGATCCGGAACTCGAACGTGAACTCGGTCTGGCGTATCTCAAACTCGGCGATGTCCAGGGCAAGATCTACTCGGCGAATACCGGCAACACGGCCGGAGCGCTCGACAGTTATCGGAAGTCGATCGAGTTGCTCGAACGCGTGGCCGCCGCGCGGGTTGATGACGTCGCGGTCAAAGACGACCTGTTGAAAGCGTATGACGCGCGCCTGTCGATTTCGGTACGCGTCAATGAAAGCGCGGCCAACAAACAGTCGCTCCTTGAACGCTCGGCGCAACTCGTCGAGGAGATTTTGCGGGTCGAGCCCCGTTCGTCAAAGCGGCTCGCGCAGCTTTCGACGCTGTTTATCCGAAAAGGCGATTCGGTGGGCACGATCGGCGACCGCGAATCTTTGAACACCAAGCTCGAAAGCCATCTCAGGGCCGAAGCCCTCGCGAACGACGCGATGACGGTCGATCCCGATAATCCGGAAATCCTCCGCATCGTTGCGCGCGCTCTGCAGCGCGTCGGAACAACCTATTTCTGGCTCGGTGAAAATGCGTTGGCAAAGGGGCCGGCAGACGCCGCCGCCGACAATTTTCGCGCGGCATTGCCGTATCACGAACGGATGTTCAAGCTGGTCGAGAGGCTCAGCGGATCGGTTCCTGAAACTTCGGAAACCCGTCGCAACCGGATTGCCGCCCACAGTTCATACTCGCGGACGCTGAGCCGGAACGGAAGAACCTCGGACGCGCTCGCGCTCGCGAGTGACGCGGAGACCATCGCCGCGAAAAGTCAGGCTGCCGATCCGGCCAACCGCGAGGCGGCATTCGATATCGCGGAACTTAACGGACTTTTTGCCTCGATTCACGAGGACGCGGCCCAATTTCAGAACGCGGTCGCCTACTATGCCCGTTCGCGCGATCAGTTTTTCGGGATTTTCGAAGACGATCGGAAGAATGTGGAAGCCATAAACGCCGCGATCGACAAAGCCCGCAAGCTGACCGGGTTGCTGCAAAGGTCCGGCAGAACGTTTGAGGCGGAAAAGAGCCGCCGCCGGACGGACGAATTGATCGAGATGAGGAATTCGGCAATCGATAGACAATCGCCGGCGTTCTAA
- the recA gene encoding recombinase RecA, with the protein MSIDSKGKAIDSALANIEKKFGKGSIMRLGERPHEDVGAISTNCLSLDAAIGVGGFPRGRIIEVYGPESSGKTTLALQVVAQAQNLGGVAAFIDAEHALDPEYAEKLGVNINDLLISQPDSGEQALDIAETLVRSASIDVIVVDSVAALVPRAEIDGEMGDSHMGLQARLMSQALRKLTSTISTTNTCFIFINQLREKIGVFFGSPETTTGGKALKFYASVRIDIRRIGAIKDGDKIVGNRTKVKVVKNKVAPPFHECEFDIMYGEGISREGDLLDLAVNNSVVEKSGAWFSYSGERLGQGRENVKTMLKENREMYGRIEHDVKVKLGLIKAAAA; encoded by the coding sequence ATGAGCATTGATTCCAAAGGCAAGGCGATCGATTCCGCGCTTGCGAACATTGAAAAAAAATTCGGTAAAGGCTCGATTATGCGTCTCGGCGAACGGCCGCACGAAGACGTCGGAGCTATCTCCACCAACTGCCTCAGTCTTGACGCGGCGATCGGCGTCGGAGGTTTTCCGCGCGGCCGCATCATCGAGGTTTACGGTCCGGAAAGTTCGGGCAAAACGACGCTCGCGCTGCAGGTCGTGGCGCAGGCCCAGAATCTCGGCGGCGTCGCGGCGTTTATCGACGCCGAACACGCGCTCGATCCGGAATACGCCGAAAAACTCGGCGTCAACATCAATGACCTACTGATCTCGCAGCCCGATTCGGGCGAACAGGCGCTCGACATCGCCGAAACGCTCGTCCGCTCGGCGTCGATCGACGTCATCGTCGTCGACTCGGTCGCGGCGCTCGTCCCGCGCGCGGAGATCGACGGCGAAATGGGCGATTCGCATATGGGGCTTCAGGCGCGTCTGATGTCGCAGGCGCTTCGCAAGTTGACTAGCACGATCTCGACCACGAACACGTGTTTCATCTTCATCAACCAGCTGCGCGAAAAGATCGGCGTCTTTTTCGGTTCGCCGGAGACGACGACCGGCGGCAAGGCCTTGAAGTTTTACGCGTCGGTCCGCATCGACATCCGCCGCATCGGCGCGATCAAGGACGGCGATAAGATCGTCGGCAACCGGACGAAGGTCAAGGTCGTCAAGAACAAGGTCGCGCCGCCGTTCCACGAATGCGAGTTCGACATTATGTACGGGGAAGGAATCTCGCGCGAGGGCGATCTTCTCGATCTGGCGGTAAACAATTCGGTCGTCGAAAAGAGCGGCGCGTGGTTTTCCTATTCGGGCGAACGCCTCGGCCAGGGCCGCGAGAACGTGAAGACGATGCTCAAGGAGAACCGCGAAATGTACGGGCGCATCGAGCACGACGTCAAGGTCAAGCTCGGATTGATCAAAGCCGCGGCGGCTTAG
- a CDS encoding sigma-70 family RNA polymerase sigma factor, producing MSEAPEITELLNRARGGNRRALDELLPLVYDELKRVAAKRLAFERPDHTLQPTALVNEAYLVLVDQHSVDWRNRLHFFAIAAEAMRRILVNHAVAKRAQKRGAGETLLSLDEAVSFPKSTELDLTVLDDALNRLAVMDPDQARIVELKFFGGLTNEEIADFMSVSVSTVKRDWASARAWLLTQLT from the coding sequence ATGAGTGAAGCGCCCGAAATCACGGAACTCTTGAACCGGGCGCGCGGCGGCAACCGTCGCGCGCTCGACGAACTGTTGCCGCTCGTTTACGACGAACTCAAACGCGTGGCGGCGAAAAGACTCGCCTTCGAACGCCCGGATCACACGCTGCAACCGACTGCGCTCGTCAACGAAGCGTATCTCGTTCTCGTTGATCAGCATTCAGTCGACTGGCGAAACCGGCTTCACTTTTTCGCGATCGCCGCCGAGGCGATGCGCCGCATACTGGTAAATCACGCGGTCGCCAAACGCGCTCAAAAACGCGGCGCCGGCGAAACGCTCCTGTCGCTTGACGAAGCCGTCAGTTTTCCGAAATCGACTGAATTGGATCTTACCGTTCTTGACGACGCGCTGAATCGTCTCGCGGTGATGGATCCGGATCAGGCGCGGATCGTCGAACTCAAATTCTTCGGCGGTTTGACCAACGAGGAGATCGCCGATTTTATGAGTGTTTCCGTTTCGACCGTCAAGCGTGATTGGGCGTCGGCGCGCGCCTGGCTTCTGACGCAGTTGACCTGA